Proteins from one Planctomyces sp. SH-PL62 genomic window:
- the hpt gene encoding hypoxanthine phosphoribosyltransferase: protein MPVEVLIPESALHDRLRELGREVARDYAGKPLTIVAVLTGSLIALADLIREVDVPHRIGLVHASSYRGATTTASTLIINETLAPDVADRDVLLLDDILDTGQTLAALVDHLIARGARSVKTAVLLRKIGRQTTPIEPDYCGFPIPDAFVVGYGLDFDDDYRHLPFVGILKD, encoded by the coding sequence GTGCCCGTCGAGGTGTTGATCCCGGAGAGCGCGCTTCACGACCGGCTCCGCGAGTTGGGTCGGGAGGTCGCCCGCGACTACGCCGGCAAGCCGCTGACGATCGTCGCCGTGCTGACCGGGAGCCTGATCGCCCTGGCCGACCTGATCCGCGAGGTCGACGTCCCCCACCGCATCGGCCTGGTCCACGCCAGCAGCTACCGGGGGGCCACGACGACCGCCTCGACCCTGATCATCAACGAGACGCTCGCCCCCGACGTGGCCGACCGCGACGTCCTGCTGCTCGACGACATCCTCGACACCGGCCAGACCCTCGCGGCGCTCGTCGACCACCTGATCGCGCGGGGGGCGCGAAGCGTCAAGACGGCGGTGCTGCTCCGCAAGATCGGCCGCCAGACGACGCCGATCGAGCCCGACTACTGCGGCTTCCCGATCCCCGACGCCTTCGTGGTCGGCTACGGGCTCGACTTCGACGACGACTACCGCCACCTGCCCTTCGTCGGCATCCTCAAGGACTGA